The sequence below is a genomic window from Silene latifolia isolate original U9 population chromosome 7, ASM4854445v1, whole genome shotgun sequence.
ACTCACAGGAATTTCCCCTACCAATTGATTTCCGGACATATCCAACTCCGTCAAAGACTTCTGAGATATGTCCGGAATTAACCCGGTAAACTTGTTCCTCTCCAAATGCAATGCTGTTAAACTAGCTAATTTCCCTAATGATTCAGGTATATTCCCTGAAAACTCATTATCAGACAACCAAACACGCCTCAAAGTTGTTCCTGCAAAATAATCTCCGGGAATTAGACCAGAAAACTTATTTGAACTTATATAGAGAGCCCTTAATCCCGCCAACTGATTAAAAGTCGGTAAGGGTCCTGAAAACGAGTTGTTTGAAAGGCTAAGCGTCTTCAAATTCTTTATTTGGCTCAAAGCATTTATATCAACGACACCCGAAAGGTCCATTTTTGTTAAGTGCAATCTAAGGATAATAGGTTTTccttcctcacaaaatacccCTTCCCATTTATCTTCACAAGGCCTAGAGTTTTCCTTCCAAGAACTCAACTTGCCGGTGTTTGTTAACGATTTTTTGAAGGTTAAAAGGGCCTCTGCCTCCGTTATCGACAACGAAACAGGTGGTGACAATGAGAGACAAAGAAGTAAGAGAAGAAATCCAACAGCAGACATTTAAATtccttttctttatttttttttaattttttatttcttGTTTCTCTAACCTCTTTCTAGGAGGAGAGACAAGAAAAAAAATTGGGACAAATGGGAAATGGGAATTTTCTTGTGAATTTTTcttagttttttttctttttgttttctttttttgggtGGTTGGAAGATTTTGAATTTCTGTTAGTAGAGTTAGTTATGGTAGTTTGTAATTGGGTTATTTTGTAAAATATGTCATGAAATTTTCTGTCCTCTCTAACTCTGAAAATCTTAGATTGCTAGCAATTAGAGagttatttactaaaaataggtGATCAAAATCCCACCTTAAACTTATGAACAATTTCGCGAGAATTGAGGGAGTTATGTAActtgtttttttcatttttgatgCTGTTACTGCCATAGTTAGCAAGTTATAGCAGAAAATATAGGAAATATATCGGTTGTATTATTGTTAAATTGTCCTCCCAAAATCTCTCTAATGTTGAGATTGTCATATTAGTTTAGATATTTTGGAGAAAATATTTAGTAAACTCAATGGCGGATATAAATGGTATATAGTCAATATAGATGATGTTTTGTCGTAAATTCATTTATGAATCAAATATTGATTCATGTCAACCCAACATGTTTAATTAGCTTTTATAATTTTGTGTTCCTGTGTCATCAAATGTTCAAAGGCATCCGAACAAAGATTCATGTACCACAATGTAAGATTATAAATATTTGCTATCAAAACTATAAACCTTTATAGTATGATCCATGTACGAAATATGGTTGAGACTGCCCTCATCGTCATACACAAAAATCTGTTAACTATATGTATCATATAAGATACAAATATTCATTGAAATTTTGGTTGATCTGCGATCTTTTACATACAGTGGAACAAACCAACAATGTGCATGAGATTCATCTTGTAAAAATGGTCTAGAAACAAAATCTATCAAACAAAATCTCCATAGTTTTGAGGACCAGCTATTACGCGAATATGCCGGATTTGCCGTATCTTCTGCCAACGGCTAGTACTCTCAACATACAGCAACAATCAAAGGCAATCTCCTTCATTTGCCTAGTTTAGAAAATATAGTTGTTGTGTATATTTTATTACCTTATTCTTTGCCCATTGTATATTATAAATAGTGGTAGAGTTATAGCTTTGTACAACATTCATTTCGGAAATAATACTTGCAATTATATTCTCTCTAATCTTATACATTTCTAACATGGTATTAGCCTAGTTTtttttttcgaaccctaattcctcTCCGCCGTTTCTTTTCGAAttatcacaatgactaataacaatCAAACGATCATCGATCCTACGAAAACTTCAACCGTTCAATATGTTCCTGTCGAAAATCCGGGAGCCAACATCACCCAAACCCAATTTAATGGGAATAACTATGATGAATGGTCTCGGAATTTTCATCTTGCGTTATTGGCGAAAGGCAAAATCGGATATGTGGATGGTACTGTTGCTAAACCAACCGCAGCCGGCGATGCTCTGGAATCATTGAAGTCGGTTAATGCATTGGTCACAGCGTGGTTGTTTAGCTCCATCGAACCCTCTTTACGTAAGTCAATTTCATACCGCCCCGAGGCCAAACAGGTATGGCTTGATATTCGATCTCGTTTTTTTCAAAATAATGATGCTCGAATTTATCGTCTTCAAGCCGATTTAATGGCTTGTCGTCAAGCTCCAAATGAATCACTCATGACATATTATGGTAGATTAATTAAACTTTGGGATGATCTTATTGATGCCGACCCTTTACCCCCTTGCCCATGTAATCCATGCTCTTGTACTTGGCTTTCCATTCTTGATGAGCGTAGAGAACGTCAACGGGTATGGGAATTTCTGATGGGGCTTGCTGAAAAGTTTGACAGTGCTAGGTCTCAATTACTTGCTATATCTCCCTTGCCCAATCTTAATTTCATATATAATAGGCTATTACAAGAGGAGAGTATGCGTGTGTTTAATACCCCGAAACCCACCGACCGACCTGACACTATGGCCTTTGCAACTCGTCTCAACAGTAACCATAGACAGAATAACAGCCGCCATAGCAATACCCCAAATACGAACAGTACGGATGAACAACTAAGACCTTATTGTATTGCTTGCTTGAGACATGGTCACCTTTACAAAGTGTGTTATCGGTATACGGGGAAGTTTCCCGACTGGTGGGGAGATAGACCTAGGGACTGCATTCTGATCAATGAAACCGATATGAGTCGAACGGTCATTCCTGATGTGGAAGGCCGTGCTCGGTGGGAACAAATCAAGAAAAACACGGGTAATTCTGGTTCCTCGGGTTCTCATGGGTCAACCGGCAACCAGGGGGTCCTCGAGCTCATATGGTAGCTGGTCATTTCCGTGACACTACCTCGTGTTCGTCGGGACAACTTGACAAGATTGATTTCAATAACCTGACTCCGACCGAACTCAATGAAATTCACCAGTTATTGCAAGCCCGCAAACACGGTCCGTCGATTGAGCATTTAAACGGTAATTCCTCTTCTCATTTTACTTGGATTATCGACACCGGGGCATCCCATCACATGTCGGGATGTCGTGATTTTTTTACAAACTTGCGAACCATGCCGCCGCTGTCCGTGGGTCTCCCAAATGGAGACTTGACAGTAGCCTCTCACATAGGTGAtgttgtcttttcttcaaaactTGTTTTACGAGATGTATATTTTGCAGATAAATTGAattgtaatttaatttcagtCTCTAAGCTTTTACTTGATCACAATCTTACAATCCAATTTTCGCATAATATGTGTCTTATTCAGGACCGTTCCTCAAAGATGACGATTGGAGCGAGTGAACAAGTGGACGGACTATACTACTTGACCGGCGTACGACAAGACACCGTGCGTCTTAATACCGTAGGGACACCGATTTCCCATGAGATATGGCATAGGAGGTTGGGGCATCCCTCTTCTTccgttttaagtttttttttttttttttttaaataagtgTGCTAAAACTCATTTTAATAGCACCTCTTGTGACATTTGTTTACGGGCCAAACAAACTCGATCAGTTTTTTCTTTAAGCTCGAACACTGCGGACAATATTTTTGATTTAATCCACTGTGATTTGTGGGGACCATATTCTATTGATGCATCTTGTGGTTCCAAATATTTTTTAACCATCGTAGACGATTTTTCACGATCCACTTGGGTGTATTTATTGAAACGCAAAAGCGATACCTGACCAACTCTTTTACATTTTTTCTCCATGGTGGAACGTCAATTtaatagaaaaataaaaattttaagAAGTGACAACGGGACCGAATTTACAAACTTAAacgattttttctttgaaaatggTATTCAATTCCAAACCTCTCAAGTTGACATTCCTCAACAAAATGGGAGGGTTGAACGAAAACACCGTCACATTCTTAATGTGGCGCGTGCTCTTTTATTTCAAGCTTCTTTGCCTATTTCTTTTTGGGGCGAATGCATCCTTACCGCTGTCTATCTTATTAATAGAACCCCGAGCGCCAAACTTAAAGGTAAAACCCCTTATGAAGTCCTATATAAAAAACCACCACCAATGAACCATTTACGCGTCTTTGGGTGTCTTTGTTATGCACGAAATATCAACCGAACCAAAGATAAGTTTGCCCCTCGTAGCACCAAGTGTGTCTTCTCGGGGTACCCTTTTGGAAAAAAGGGATGGCGAGTTTATGACCTTGACACCAACACGGTTTTCTCATCTCGTGACGTTGTCTTTGTTGAAACCTCTTTTCCTTACCAAAACATACCACACATCGACCCCTCCTCCGATTCTATTCCCGATACCCCACTTATCGACATTATTCCTATAATGACACCTACACCTACACTAACCCCAACTTCAACTACTGAAGCAACCGACCTCACTCCCATCGACACTCCCTCGACCAACAACACTAGCGAGACCATCGATCACACATCCACCACCGAGCCCAATACCGAAACTGACCCCATATCCACAACCGAACCCACGGGTACCAGTGACACCATCGACCCCACCACCCATACCGAAACTACTCCTTCCGGTGACATGGGGAAAGGTCACCGTGAGAAGTTCCCTAACTCCCCCCTCCCCCAaccccacttgttgtttgtcctttcttaatgtggtattgtatttggcccgtctttagttatagacgaatATGTGCCATCTATAATGAGATTATGTGTTTGAGGACAATGACAAGCTCAGGGGACGCACATTTAACTCATATCAGCAGATAAAATCACATTCCCTAAAGTTGGCTGGCAGAATGTCTGGGGAATGATAACCACCTAATTGAGTAATTTCGTCAAAGGGAGTAATATAAATCTACTTTCTTTAAGACCGTCTTCCTtatgcacaaaatctcattatagacgacaCATATCCGCCTATTACTAAAAACAGGCTAAATACAATAtcacattcctaataggacaagcaacaagtggaGTGGTTGAGgccaaaatgtcaccactttcaagctatttgacccgtcttagcTATAGGCGGATATATCCATCTATAACAAGACTAGGTGTTCCTTATGACAATCACAAATTTGTGACTTTCTCTAGCCTCCGCTCTTTTAAGTTTCAATTTATTCTTTTACCAATAAATTTTTCACAaaatctcactttagacggacactatccgtctaaagttgtagacgggtcaaatgtcaccatttttataataagacaagcaacaagtaGGATAGTGGGGGTTGTCTTATTATGAAAATGGAAACATATTTGACCCATCTATATCTTTAGACAGATATACCCGTCTACAATGAGATAATTGTAAATTTTTagacaaattcttgtttcaaacGTTTAATCTGAATATAACCGACCAAATATGAccattttaaaacaaaaataaaatgtacaTTAAATATTTTCTTATAAAATGTTTTCATCAGTTTAACAAAGCTAAGATATGTTGGGATGATAGCACTGAGGTCTTTGTTGGGACTTCAAATGATCCAAGACATGATAGACCAAGCGCATGTAATCGGAGAGAAGATAAGAGCGCCACaagatagacaaaagagttatacCGATTTGAGAAGAAGTGACATTGAATGTGTGGTGGGAGATAAGGTATTGATTAAGGTTTCTCCCATGAGAGGAGTAATGAAGTTCGGAAAGAGAGGCAAGTTGAGCCAacagttcatagggccttatgagatattAGAGAGAGTCGGGGAAGTGGCCTACCGTTTAGCACTAGCgagttcacaatgtctttcatgtatctCAATTGCGGAAGTACGTAAGTGACCCTTCACAATTTTCTGAGGCAGAAACGATCGAGTTAGATGATGCCTTAACTTATTTGGAGACACCCAAAAAGATCTTGGACCAAAAAATAAGGAAAACAAGGCATGGTGAGACGGTGTTAGTGAAATTATTGTGGTCTAACTATCTAGTAGATGAGGCTACGTGGGAAGTCGAGAAGACCATGAAAGAGTG
It includes:
- the LOC141590488 gene encoding uncharacterized protein LOC141590488, with amino-acid sequence MTNNNQTIIDPTKTSTVQYVPVENPGANITQTQFNGNNYDEWSRNFHLALLAKGKIGYVDGTVAKPTAAGDALESLKSVNALVTAWLFSSIEPSLRKSISYRPEAKQVWLDIRSRFFQNNDARIYRLQADLMACRQAPNESLMTYYGRLIKLWDDLIDADPLPPCPCNPCSCTWLSILDERRERQRVWEFLMGLAEKFDSARSQLLAISPLPNLNFIYNRLLQEESMRVFNTPKPTDRPDTMAFATRLNSNHRQNNSRHSNTPNTNSTDEQLRPYCIACLRHGHLYKVCYRYTGKFPDWWGDRPRDCILINETDMSRTVIPDVEGRARWEQIKKNTGNSGSSGSHGSTGNQGVLELIW